The Glycine soja cultivar W05 chromosome 8, ASM419377v2, whole genome shotgun sequence genome has a window encoding:
- the LOC114422248 gene encoding uncharacterized protein At1g10890-like isoform X2 has translation MPRDLSRSRSPPYRRRHSPSPVGHRYSRRSRRDRSRSPYSSYSYNRRKSRSISPRGHRSPSTTPRRRRSRTPSAKRYRRHRSRSSSLSPTRKSSSPSLGSVEHKSATEKLKKEEEKKRRQLEAELKLIEEETAKRVEEAIRKRVEESLKSEEVQVEIERRLEEGRKRLNDEVAAQLEKEKEAAIIEAKQKEEQARKEKEDLERMLEENRRKVEEAQRREALEQQRREEERYKELEEMQRQKEEAMRRKKHEEEQERLNQIKLLGKNKSRPKLSFALGSK, from the exons ATGCCTCGAGACTTGTCGCGATCCCGATCACCTCCCTATAGGCGGAGGCATTCACCATCTCCTGTGGGACACAGGTATAGCAGGAGGAGCAGAAGAGACAGAAGCAGATCTCCTTATTCATCCTACTCTTACAACAG GCGAAAAAGTCGTTCTATTTCACCAAGAGGTCACAGAAGTCCTTCTACTACTCCAAGACGTCGTAGAAGCCGAACTCCATCTGCTAAACGATACAGAAGACATAGAAGTAGGAGTTCCTCGTTGTCTCCTACTCGTAAATCTTCCAGTCCAAGTCTTGGGTCAGTAGAGCACAAAAGTGCCACTGAAAAactaaagaaagaagaagagaagaaaag GCGTCAACTAGAAGCAGAGTTGAAATTAATAGAAGAAGAGACTGCAAAGAGAGTTGAAGAAGCAATCCGTAAGAGAGTTGAAGAAAGCTTGAAATCTGAGGAGGTTCAGGTGGAGATTGAAAGGCGGTTGGAAGAGGGACGGAAGAGACTTAATGATGAAGTTGCAGCTcaacttgaaaaagaaaaggaagctGCTATTATTGAGGCTAAACAGAAGGAG GAGCAAGCccgtaaagagaaagaagatcTTGAAAGGATGCTTGAGGAGAACCGGAGGAAGGTTGAAGAAGCTCAGAGAAGGGAAGCTTTAGAGCAGCAAAGAAGGGAGGAAGAAAGATATAAAGAGCTAGAAGAGATGCAAAGACAGAAGGAAGAAGCCATGCGAAGGAAGAAACACGAGGAGGAGCAAGAACGTCTAAACCAAATAAAGTTGTTGGGTAAAAACAAATCCCGACCAAAATTGTCATTTGCTCTTGGATCCAAATGA
- the LOC114422248 gene encoding uncharacterized protein At1g10890-like isoform X1 — MGSEGYEQVMGADRVFFHCSIVTFASSCDKRWSTQWLFLAISEVTVHVFVFSVLDGGKHLYSLKIAFLLLRFIAYDHVSSYRRKSRSISPRGHRSPSTTPRRRRSRTPSAKRYRRHRSRSSSLSPTRKSSSPSLGSVEHKSATEKLKKEEEKKRRQLEAELKLIEEETAKRVEEAIRKRVEESLKSEEVQVEIERRLEEGRKRLNDEVAAQLEKEKEAAIIEAKQKEEQARKEKEDLERMLEENRRKVEEAQRREALEQQRREEERYKELEEMQRQKEEAMRRKKHEEEQERLNQIKLLGKNKSRPKLSFALGSK, encoded by the exons ATGGGAAGTGAGGGATATGAACAGGTGATGGGTGCTGATAGGGTGTTTTTTCATTGCTCGATTGTGACATTTGCTTCTTCATGTGATAAAAGATGGAGCACACAATGGTTATTCTTAGCAATTTCTGAGGTAACTGTACATGTTTTTGTATTTAGTGTGCTAGATGGTGGGAAGCATTTATATTCTCTAAAGATAGCTTTTTTGTTGCTGAGGTTCATTGCTTATGATCATGTGTCATCATACAGGCGAAAAAGTCGTTCTATTTCACCAAGAGGTCACAGAAGTCCTTCTACTACTCCAAGACGTCGTAGAAGCCGAACTCCATCTGCTAAACGATACAGAAGACATAGAAGTAGGAGTTCCTCGTTGTCTCCTACTCGTAAATCTTCCAGTCCAAGTCTTGGGTCAGTAGAGCACAAAAGTGCCACTGAAAAactaaagaaagaagaagagaagaaaag GCGTCAACTAGAAGCAGAGTTGAAATTAATAGAAGAAGAGACTGCAAAGAGAGTTGAAGAAGCAATCCGTAAGAGAGTTGAAGAAAGCTTGAAATCTGAGGAGGTTCAGGTGGAGATTGAAAGGCGGTTGGAAGAGGGACGGAAGAGACTTAATGATGAAGTTGCAGCTcaacttgaaaaagaaaaggaagctGCTATTATTGAGGCTAAACAGAAGGAG GAGCAAGCccgtaaagagaaagaagatcTTGAAAGGATGCTTGAGGAGAACCGGAGGAAGGTTGAAGAAGCTCAGAGAAGGGAAGCTTTAGAGCAGCAAAGAAGGGAGGAAGAAAGATATAAAGAGCTAGAAGAGATGCAAAGACAGAAGGAAGAAGCCATGCGAAGGAAGAAACACGAGGAGGAGCAAGAACGTCTAAACCAAATAAAGTTGTTGGGTAAAAACAAATCCCGACCAAAATTGTCATTTGCTCTTGGATCCAAATGA
- the LOC114422249 gene encoding phosphatidylinositol 4-phosphate 5-kinase 7-like, with the protein MEDSTGRFDEKSFSNGDVYIGMIKGILPHDKGKYTWSDGTVFEGNWEGEKMTGKGLIVWSSGAQYEGEISGGYLDGYGTLTTSAGCIYRGGWRMNAQHGIGRKQYSNSDVYEGLWKEGVHEGSGRYTWNNGNMYVGNWKNGKIDGRGVMKWVNGDTFDGLWLNGLMHGSGVYRFGDGGLYIGAWNKGLKDGKGVFYPAGSKHPSLKKLHSPHDSDHNGFLLNVEKQEAPKARVKRSLSENMPVISRFKSFRQISHRTSSLKINLIRNDSAQDCVCHDSSLPLSNAVDDDQSEASSESTLVYEREYVQGVLIMERISECSESSRRKKQQNKFSVKQVKKSSCLDIFEGRQSYYLKLNLQLGIRYTVGKITPVPAREVRSSDFGDRARIRMYFPRAGSKLTPPHCSINFYWKDYCPMVFRNLREMFRLDAAEYMMSICGDSGLRDLSSPGKSGSIFYLSKDDRFVIKTVNKSELKVLLNMLPKYYRHVGDHENTLITKFFGLHQITLRGGKKVRFVVMGNVFCTELQIHRRYDLKGSSQGRYTNNDKINCNTTLKDLDLKYEFQMDKKLRESLLKQISLDCKFLESQHIIDYSLLLGLHFRAPENMKAFVEHHESVQRQESLPSGDEGELLILPKGLLLVSHEPSIVNTAPGPHIRGNTLRAYSMGDNEVDLLLPGTARLRVQLGVNMPAQATRKVEEEVEAKEVELFEVYDVVLYMGVIDILQNYNLRKKIEHAYKSLQFDPMTISVVEPKMYDERFIKFLEEKVFPETP; encoded by the exons ATGGAGGATAGCACTGGAAG GTTTGATGAGAAGTCCTTTTCAAATGGGGATGTCTACATAGGTATGATCAAGGGCATACTGCCCCATGACAAGGGAAAGTACACATGGTCAGATGGAACGGTATTCGAGGGCAATTGGGAAGGCGAGAAAATGACGGGAAAGGGACTGATTGTGTGGTCATCAGGAGCACAGTATGAGGGTGAAATCTCTGGAGGTTACCTAGATGGTTATGGCACACTTACAACATCTGCTGGATGTATTTATCGAGGGGGGTGGAGGATGAATGCTCAGCATGGGATTGGACGGAAGCAGTATTCCAATTCTGATGTTTATGAGGGTTTATGGAAAGAAGGAGTTCATGAAGGGAGTGGCAGGTATACTTGGAATAATGGAAATATGTATGTTGGGAATTGGAAAAATGGGAAAATAGATGGTAGAGGGGTTATGAAGTGGGTTAATGGTGATACTTTTGATGGTTTATGGTTAAATGGGCTTATGCATGGATCAGGAGTTTATAGATTTGGAGATGGGGGTCTTTATATTGGGGCATGGAATAAAGGCTTAAAGGATGGAAAAGGAGTATTCTATCCTGCAGGTAGTAAACATCCATCCTTAAAGAAGTTGCATAGCCCTCATGATAGTGATCATAACGGTTTCTTGTTGAATGTAGAAAAACAAGAGGCTCCAAAAGCCAGAGTTAAGCGTAGCCTTTCTGAAAACATGCCGGTCATTAGTAGATTTAAAAGTTTCCGTCAAATATCTCACAGGACCTCgtcattgaaaataaatttgatcCGTAATGATTCTGCTCAAGATTGTGTATGTCATGATTCTTCTCTTCCATTATCCAATGCCGTGGATGATGACCAATCTGAGGCATCGAGTGAAAGTACTTTGGTTTATGAAAGGGAATATGTACAAGGAGTTCTAATTATGGAGAGAATTAGTGAGTGCTCTGAGTCATCACGTAGAAAGAAACAGCAAAACAAGTTTAGTGTGAAGCAAGTAAAGAAGAGTTCATGTTTGGACATTTTTGAAGGACGGCAAAGCTATTATCTTAAGCTTAATTTGCAGCTTGGCATCAG GTATACCGTTGGCAAAATTACACCAGTGCCTGCACGCGAAGTTCGATCATCTGATTTTGGGGATCGAGCTAGAATAAGGATGTACTTCCCAAGGGCTGGTTCAAAGCTTACTCCTCCGCATTGTTCAATAAACTTCTACTGGAAAGATTATTGCCCTATGGTCTTCAg GAATTTGAGAGAGATGTTCAGGTTAGATGCTGCAGAGTACATGATGTCCATTTGTGGAGATAGTGGACTAAGGGACTTGTCTTCTCCTGGAAAAAGTGGTAGCATCTTCTATCTTTCTAAAGATGATAGATTTGTGATAAAGACTGTGAATAAATCTGAACTAAAG GTTCTGCTCAATATGCTTCCCAAATATTACCGTCATGTAGGAGATCATGAGAATACTCTTATAACAAAATTCTTCGGGCTCCATCAAATAACATTAAGAGGTGGCAAAAAG GTCCGTTTTGTCGTCATGGGGAATGTGTTTTGCACCGAACTACAAATCCACCGTCGTTATGATCTGAAAGGGTCTTCACAAGGAAGATATACAAACAACGATAAAATCAATTGCAACACAACATTGAAAGATCTTGATCTAAAATATGAGTTTCAGATGGATAAAAAATTGCGAGAATCCCTACTCAA GCAAATTTCCCTAGATTGCAAGTTCTTGGAGTCTCAGCATATAATTGATTACAGCCTTCTGTTGGGATTACATTTCCGAGCTCCAGAGAATATGAAGGCCTTCGTAGAACATCATGAATCAGTGCAGCGTCAAGAGAGTTTACCTTCTGGAGATG AAGGGGAGCTCTTGATTCTTCCTAAAGGCTTACTATTAGTTTCCCACGAACCAAGTATAGTCAACACGGCACCTGGACCCCACATTAGAGGGAATACATTGAGGGCATACTCCATGGGTGATAATGAAGTTGATCTTCTACTGCCTGGTACTGCAAG GTTGCGAGTGCAGCTTGGAGTGAACATGCCAGCTCAAGCTACtcggaaggttgaggaggaggtgGAGGCAAAAGAAGTAGAGCTTTTTGAGGTATATGATGTTGTCCTCTACATGGGCGTAATTGATATATTGCAGAACTATAATCTGAGAAAGAAAATTGAGCATGCATACAAATCGCTGCAATTTGACCCTATGACAATATCAGTAGTTGAACCCAAGATGTATGATGAACGTTTCATCAAATTTTTAGAGGAAAAAGTTTTCCCCGAGACCccctga